A DNA window from Bradyrhizobium sp. CCBAU 53421 contains the following coding sequences:
- a CDS encoding EamA family transporter, producing MPSDTFTSWQVWAFLSAVFAALTAIFAKVGVEGINSDLATLIRTVVVLITLSAILFATGQFTHAGPISGKSWLFLLLSGLGTGASWICYFRALKLGPATLVAPIDKLSVVLVALFGAVFLGERPSPYGWIGIALISAGAVLIAVKG from the coding sequence ATGCCATCTGACACCTTCACCTCCTGGCAGGTCTGGGCCTTTCTCTCCGCCGTCTTCGCCGCGCTGACTGCGATCTTCGCCAAGGTCGGCGTCGAGGGCATCAACTCCGATCTCGCCACCCTGATCCGCACCGTGGTCGTGCTGATCACGCTGTCGGCGATCCTGTTCGCGACCGGGCAATTCACCCATGCCGGGCCGATCTCGGGCAAGAGCTGGCTGTTCCTGCTGCTGTCCGGGCTCGGCACCGGCGCGTCGTGGATCTGCTATTTCCGCGCGCTCAAGCTCGGCCCCGCCACACTGGTCGCACCGATCGACAAGCTCAGCGTGGTGCTGGTGGCGCTGTTCGGCGCCGTGTTCCTCGGCGAGCGCCCGTCACCCTATGGCTGGATCGGGATCGCGCTGATCTCGGCGGGGGCCGTGCTGATCGCGGTGAAGGGTTAG
- the ubiG gene encoding bifunctional 2-polyprenyl-6-hydroxyphenol methylase/3-demethylubiquinol 3-O-methyltransferase UbiG, with protein MATTLSNSTAPSVDPAEIAKFSKLSDEWWDPHGKMAPLHKINPLRLTYIRDAACRKFERNAKSLSCLSGLRLLDIGCGAGLLCEPFTRLGAQVIGIDPSATNIAAAKLHADKGHLSIDYRCTTVEEMDARERFDIVLAMEVVEHVVDVGAFIKRCAAMLKPGGLMVVSTLNRNWKSFALAIVGAEYVLRWLPRGTHDWSKFVTPAELERYLGDVNLTVTEQAGVVYNPLADKWSISSDMDVNYMVVAEEV; from the coding sequence ATGGCTACAACGCTTTCCAATTCCACGGCGCCCTCGGTCGATCCGGCCGAGATCGCAAAATTCTCGAAACTGTCGGATGAATGGTGGGATCCGCACGGCAAGATGGCGCCGCTGCACAAGATCAATCCGCTGCGCCTGACCTACATCCGCGACGCCGCCTGCCGCAAGTTCGAGCGCAACGCCAAGAGCCTGAGCTGCCTGTCCGGCCTGCGCCTGCTCGACATCGGCTGCGGCGCCGGGCTGTTGTGCGAGCCGTTCACCCGGCTCGGGGCCCAGGTGATCGGCATCGACCCGTCAGCCACCAACATCGCGGCCGCGAAGCTGCACGCCGACAAGGGGCATTTGTCGATCGACTACCGCTGCACCACGGTCGAGGAGATGGACGCGCGCGAGCGCTTCGACATCGTGCTGGCGATGGAGGTGGTCGAGCACGTCGTCGACGTCGGCGCCTTCATCAAGCGCTGCGCCGCCATGCTCAAGCCGGGCGGGCTGATGGTGGTCTCGACCCTGAACCGCAACTGGAAGAGCTTTGCGCTGGCGATCGTCGGCGCCGAATACGTGCTGCGCTGGCTGCCGCGCGGCACCCACGACTGGAGCAAGTTCGTCACCCCCGCCGAGCTCGAGCGCTATCTCGGCGACGTCAACCTCACCGTCACCGAACAGGCCGGCGTGGTCTACAACCCGCTCGCCGACAAATGGAGCATCTCGTCCGACATGGACGTGAACTACATGGTGGTGGCGGAGGAGGTGTGA
- the grxC gene encoding glutaredoxin 3 produces MTAAIEIYTRPGCGYCTAAKSLLTRKNAAFTELSVASNPAFRDEMYDRAGAGSTFPQIFIGKTHVGGCDELYALDREGKLDGLLSNGGGA; encoded by the coding sequence ATGACCGCTGCCATTGAAATCTACACCCGCCCGGGCTGCGGTTATTGCACCGCGGCCAAATCGCTTTTGACGCGCAAGAACGCTGCGTTCACCGAACTCAGCGTCGCCAGCAACCCGGCCTTCCGCGACGAGATGTATGATCGCGCCGGCGCCGGCTCGACCTTCCCGCAGATCTTCATCGGCAAGACCCATGTCGGCGGCTGCGACGAGCTCTACGCGCTCGACCGCGAGGGCAAGCTCGACGGCCTGCTCAGCAACGGAGGCGGCGCCTGA
- a CDS encoding MarR family winged helix-turn-helix transcriptional regulator, which yields MPAGAAKRTAATATVDYAALARFRYQLRSFLAFSEKAAQLAGLTPQQHQALLAIKGFSGTEPTTVGDLARYLLIRHHTAVELVNRMTKLGLLTRSVDAADGRRVLVTLTAQGERKLQALSKIHLEELTTAGPALGKILRHFRQSQKR from the coding sequence ATGCCGGCCGGAGCCGCGAAACGCACGGCGGCGACCGCCACGGTCGATTACGCCGCGCTGGCTCGCTTCCGCTACCAGCTGCGCAGCTTTCTGGCATTCAGCGAGAAGGCGGCGCAGCTGGCCGGGTTGACCCCGCAGCAGCATCAGGCGCTGCTCGCCATCAAGGGATTCTCCGGCACCGAGCCGACCACGGTCGGCGATCTCGCCCGCTATCTGCTGATCCGCCACCACACTGCGGTCGAGCTGGTCAACCGGATGACGAAGCTCGGCCTGCTGACGCGCTCCGTCGATGCCGCCGACGGCCGGCGCGTTCTGGTGACGTTGACTGCGCAGGGCGAGCGCAAGCTGCAGGCGCTGTCGAAGATTCATCTCGAGGAGCTGACCACGGCCGGTCCGGCGCTCGGCAAGATCCTGCGCCACTTCAGGCAGTCGCAAAAACGCTGA
- a CDS encoding aspartate kinase, translating into MGRLVMKFGGTSVANIDRIRNVAQHVKREVDAGHEVAVVVSAMSGKTNELVAWCTDASPMHDAREYDAVVASGEQVTSGLLAIVLQGIGIQARSWQGWQIPIKTSDAHASARIVDIDGTEIVTRFKERKEVAVIAGFQGINPDTGRITTLGRGGSDTSAVAIAAALKADRCDIYTDVDGVYTTDPRVVPKARRLDKIAFEDMLELASQGAKVLQVRSVELGMVHNMPIFVRSSFDKPEDIDPHANQPPGTLICSEEEIMEMHVVTGIAFTKDEAQISVRQIEDKPGVAAAIFGPLADANINVDMIVQNVSEDGKTTDLTFTVPATDYNRAKDTITSAKAKIGYARLDTATDVAKVSVIGSGMRSHAGVAAKAFKALSERNINIRAITTSEIKFSVLIDAAYTELAVRTLHTLYGLDQA; encoded by the coding sequence ATGGGCCGCCTCGTGATGAAATTCGGCGGTACGTCCGTCGCCAATATCGATCGTATCCGCAACGTCGCCCAGCACGTGAAGCGCGAGGTCGACGCCGGCCACGAGGTCGCCGTCGTCGTCTCCGCGATGTCCGGCAAGACCAACGAGCTGGTGGCCTGGTGCACCGATGCCTCGCCGATGCACGACGCGCGCGAATATGACGCGGTGGTCGCCTCCGGCGAACAGGTCACCTCGGGCCTGCTCGCGATCGTGCTGCAGGGCATCGGCATCCAGGCGCGCTCCTGGCAGGGCTGGCAGATCCCGATCAAGACCTCGGACGCGCATGCCTCGGCGCGCATCGTCGATATCGACGGCACCGAGATCGTCACTCGCTTCAAGGAGCGCAAGGAAGTCGCCGTGATCGCCGGCTTCCAGGGCATCAATCCCGATACCGGCCGCATCACCACGCTCGGCCGCGGCGGCTCGGACACCTCGGCGGTGGCGATCGCGGCCGCGCTGAAGGCCGATCGCTGCGACATCTACACCGACGTCGACGGCGTCTACACCACCGATCCGCGCGTGGTGCCGAAGGCGCGCCGGCTCGACAAGATCGCGTTCGAGGACATGCTGGAGCTGGCCTCGCAGGGTGCCAAGGTGCTGCAGGTCCGCTCCGTGGAACTCGGCATGGTGCACAACATGCCGATCTTCGTGCGCTCCAGCTTCGACAAGCCTGAGGATATCGACCCGCACGCCAACCAGCCGCCGGGCACGCTGATCTGCAGCGAGGAGGAAATCATGGAAATGCACGTCGTCACCGGCATCGCCTTCACCAAGGACGAAGCCCAGATTTCCGTGCGCCAGATCGAGGACAAGCCGGGCGTCGCCGCGGCGATCTTCGGGCCGCTCGCGGATGCCAACATCAACGTCGACATGATCGTGCAGAACGTGTCGGAGGACGGCAAGACCACCGACCTCACCTTCACCGTGCCGGCCACCGACTACAACCGCGCCAAGGACACCATCACCTCGGCCAAGGCCAAGATCGGCTACGCCAGGCTCGACACCGCGACCGACGTCGCCAAGGTCTCGGTGATCGGCAGCGGCATGCGCAGCCACGCCGGCGTCGCGGCCAAGGCGTTCAAGGCGCTGTCCGAGCGCAACATCAACATCCGCGCCATCACCACCTCCGAGATCAAGTTCTCGGTCCTGATCGACGCCGCCTATACCGAGCTCGCGGTCCGCACGCTGCATACGCTGTACGGGCTGGATCAGGCGTAG
- a CDS encoding DMT family transporter, with protein sequence MFTIASLWIPFTIVAAFGQVARNAMQRHLTKPLGTWGATNIRFLFGLPFAVVFFALAVLLTGDRVPWPADSFWPWLVSGALSQIVGTGFMLLAMNDRSFVVTTAYMKTEAIQTAIFGFIFLGDHLTMPKVIAIVIATVGVVVTALRPGGSRRFADLRPTVLGLGAAAVFAISAVSFRGAIIAVPGVSFVTAASYTLMWSLLVQTLILSVYLLLRAPDVLRKILGLWRPSMFAGFMGAFSSQFWFLAFALTAAANVRTLALIEVLFAQGVAYFSLRQPFSLREVIGIVLIVIGVALLIAA encoded by the coding sequence ATGTTCACGATCGCCTCGCTCTGGATCCCCTTCACCATCGTCGCTGCGTTCGGGCAGGTGGCGCGCAATGCGATGCAGCGGCATCTCACCAAGCCGCTCGGGACCTGGGGCGCGACCAACATCCGCTTCCTGTTCGGACTGCCGTTCGCGGTGGTGTTCTTCGCGCTGGCGGTGCTGCTGACCGGCGATCGCGTGCCGTGGCCGGCGGATTCGTTCTGGCCGTGGCTGGTGTCCGGCGCGCTCAGCCAGATCGTCGGCACCGGCTTCATGCTGCTGGCGATGAACGACCGCTCCTTCGTGGTGACCACGGCCTACATGAAGACCGAGGCGATCCAGACCGCGATCTTCGGCTTCATCTTCCTTGGCGACCATCTGACGATGCCCAAGGTGATCGCGATCGTGATCGCGACCGTCGGCGTTGTCGTCACGGCGCTGCGGCCGGGCGGCTCGCGGCGCTTTGCCGATCTGCGCCCGACGGTGCTCGGCCTCGGCGCCGCCGCGGTGTTCGCGATCTCGGCGGTGAGCTTTCGCGGCGCCATCATTGCCGTGCCCGGCGTCTCGTTCGTGACGGCGGCGTCCTACACGCTGATGTGGAGCCTCCTCGTCCAGACGCTGATCCTGTCGGTCTATCTCTTGCTCCGCGCGCCAGACGTGCTGCGGAAAATTCTCGGCCTGTGGCGGCCCTCGATGTTCGCGGGCTTCATGGGCGCGTTCTCGTCGCAATTCTGGTTCCTGGCGTTCGCGCTGACCGCCGCCGCCAACGTGCGCACGCTGGCGCTGATTGAGGTGCTGTTCGCGCAGGGCGTGGCGTATTTCTCGCTCAGGCAGCCGTTCTCGCTGCGTGAGGTGATCGGCATCGTCCTGATCGTGATCGGCGTCGCGCTGCTGATTGCCGCGTAG
- a CDS encoding DUF1178 family protein has translation MIRYTLRCERGHQFESWFQSSAAYESQERRHLIDCPSCGSDKIERAIMAPQVVSKKGREPARPAPATPVEAAPNESTSLMMAQERELRSKLKELRDHIVKNADNVGDRFPNEARKMHYGDIEHRPIYGEASPEEARALIDEGVEVSPLPTLPEDRN, from the coding sequence ATGATCCGCTACACGCTGCGCTGCGAGCGCGGCCATCAGTTCGAGAGCTGGTTCCAGAGCTCCGCGGCCTATGAATCGCAGGAGCGACGTCACCTGATCGATTGCCCGTCCTGCGGCTCCGACAAGATCGAGCGCGCCATCATGGCGCCCCAGGTCGTCAGCAAGAAGGGCCGCGAACCGGCCCGCCCGGCGCCGGCCACGCCCGTCGAGGCGGCGCCGAACGAATCGACGTCGCTGATGATGGCGCAGGAGCGCGAGCTGCGCAGCAAGCTGAAGGAACTGCGCGACCACATCGTGAAGAACGCCGACAATGTCGGCGACCGCTTCCCGAACGAGGCGCGCAAGATGCATTACGGCGATATCGAGCACCGGCCTATCTATGGCGAGGCCTCGCCCGAAGAGGCGCGCGCGCTGATCGACGAAGGCGTCGAGGTCTCGCCGCTGCCGACGCTGCCGGAAGACCGGAACTAG
- the prmC gene encoding peptide chain release factor N(5)-glutamine methyltransferase gives MSASAENDQTVESARRSLAARLKAAGRDAAELDARLLVGAALGLDLTGMVTGARRILTKDEADRLEGLARRRLAGEPVARILGIKEFWGLPLHLSAATLVPRSDTETVVERALELLRADGAIERALRIADLGTGSGAILLALLSELPHAHGFATDISADALQTASRNAAELGLGARATWIECDYGSGLTGAFDLIVSNPPYIPSADIAGLDIEVRAHDPRAALDGGADGLDAYRALISQSAGLLMPSGFLVVEVGQGQSGDVEALMTASGLSPTGPPKADLGGVPRAVSARRLPR, from the coding sequence ATGAGCGCATCAGCTGAAAACGACCAGACCGTCGAGAGCGCACGGCGCAGCCTCGCCGCGCGCCTCAAGGCGGCCGGCCGCGACGCCGCCGAGCTCGACGCGCGGCTGCTGGTCGGCGCGGCGCTGGGGCTCGACCTGACCGGCATGGTGACCGGCGCCAGACGCATCCTGACCAAGGACGAAGCAGATCGCCTCGAGGGCCTCGCGCGGCGTCGCCTCGCCGGCGAGCCGGTCGCGCGCATTCTCGGCATCAAGGAGTTTTGGGGACTGCCGCTGCATCTTTCCGCCGCGACGCTGGTGCCGCGCTCCGACACCGAGACCGTGGTCGAGCGCGCGCTCGAATTGCTGCGCGCCGACGGCGCGATCGAGCGCGCGTTGCGGATCGCCGATCTCGGCACCGGTTCCGGCGCGATCCTGCTGGCGCTGCTCTCGGAACTGCCGCACGCGCATGGCTTCGCCACCGACATCTCGGCGGACGCGCTGCAGACCGCGAGCCGGAACGCCGCCGAGCTCGGACTTGGCGCGCGCGCGACATGGATCGAATGCGACTATGGCAGCGGCCTGACCGGCGCGTTCGACCTGATCGTGTCCAATCCGCCCTACATCCCCTCGGCCGACATCGCCGGTCTCGACATCGAGGTGCGCGCGCACGACCCGCGCGCGGCGCTCGACGGCGGCGCCGACGGGCTTGACGCCTACCGCGCGCTGATTTCGCAATCTGCGGGTCTTTTGATGCCGAGTGGATTTCTGGTTGTGGAAGTCGGACAGGGCCAGAGCGGCGATGTTGAAGCGCTGATGACGGCCTCAGGGTTATCCCCAACGGGCCCGCCCAAGGCCGATCTCGGGGGCGTTCCGAGGGCCGTTTCGGCCCGCCGGCTGCCCCGATAA
- a CDS encoding carbon-nitrogen hydrolase family protein: protein MATDNIFTAAMVQMRTGLLPEPSLEQGMRLIREAAAQGANYVLTPEVSNMMQLNRKALFEHLASEEDDKSLQAYRALAAELKIHLHIGSLALRYSPEKAVNRSFLIGPEGNVLASYDKIHMFDIDLPGGESYRESANYQPGETAVISDLPWGRIGLTICYDVRFPALYRALAEAGASFLTVPSAFTRKTGEAHWHTLLRARAIETGCFVFAAAQAGLHENKRETFGHSLIIDPWGEILAEGGVEPGVFLAEIDPAKVETARKTIPSLQHGRRFGIADPKAGPEHLHLVRGSA from the coding sequence ATGGCAACGGACAACATTTTCACCGCCGCCATGGTGCAGATGCGCACCGGATTGCTGCCCGAGCCGAGCCTCGAGCAGGGCATGCGGCTGATCCGCGAGGCGGCGGCGCAGGGCGCCAACTACGTGCTGACCCCCGAGGTCAGCAACATGATGCAGCTGAACCGCAAGGCGCTGTTCGAGCATTTGGCGAGCGAAGAGGATGACAAGTCGCTGCAGGCCTATCGCGCGCTTGCCGCCGAGCTGAAGATACATCTGCATATCGGCTCGCTGGCGCTGCGCTACTCGCCGGAGAAGGCGGTCAACCGCTCGTTTCTGATCGGGCCCGAGGGCAATGTGCTCGCGAGCTACGACAAGATCCACATGTTCGACATCGATCTGCCCGGCGGCGAGAGCTACCGCGAATCGGCCAATTACCAGCCGGGCGAGACCGCCGTGATCTCCGACCTGCCCTGGGGCCGGATCGGACTGACGATCTGCTACGACGTGCGCTTCCCGGCGCTCTATCGCGCGCTTGCGGAAGCCGGCGCGTCCTTCCTCACGGTGCCGTCCGCCTTCACCCGCAAGACCGGCGAAGCGCATTGGCACACGCTGCTGCGCGCCCGCGCCATCGAGACCGGCTGCTTCGTGTTCGCAGCGGCGCAAGCCGGCCTGCATGAGAACAAGCGCGAGACCTTCGGCCATTCGCTGATCATCGACCCCTGGGGCGAGATCCTCGCCGAGGGCGGCGTCGAGCCGGGCGTGTTCCTGGCCGAGATCGATCCCGCCAAGGTCGAGACCGCGCGCAAGACCATTCCCTCGCTACAGCATGGCAGGCGCTTCGGCATCGCCGACCCCAAGGCCGGCCCGGAGCATCTGCACCTCGTCCGGGGTTCGGCATGA
- the ptsP gene encoding phosphoenolpyruvate--protein phosphotransferase, whose translation MRSASGGPRVLLRRLRETMAEQVSAQERLDKIVVLIAANMVAEVCSCYVLRIDNTLELYATEGLNRDAVHRTVLSAHEGLVGLVASEATPLNLSDAQSHPAFAYRPETGEEIYHSFLGVPILRAGNTLGVLVVQNRAKRTYVEEEVEALQTTAMVLAEMIASGELAALAQPGAEPAARHSLHKTGAVLSDGIALGHVVLHEPRVVITNYIAEDLPKELKRLDTALANLRADLDRMLERGDVAEGGEHREVLEAYRMFANDQGWSHKLHEAVATGLTAEAAVERVQSDTRARMLRSTDPYLRDRLHDLEDLGHRLMRQLVGQDHAPSREQLPDNAILIARAMGPAALLDYDRKRLRGLVLEEGTANSHVSIVARALGIPAVGEVPNAPGIADPGDAIIVDGISGEIYVRPSAEIESAYAERVRFRARRQAQYSALRDKPCVTKDGQPIELLINAGLTIDLPHIEDTGSAGIGLFRTELQFMVSPNLPRSSDQLALYRTVLDAAGAKPVTFRTLDIGGDKALPYMETVVEENPALGWRAIRLGLDRPGLLRGQIRALLRAGGGRALKIMFPMISDIAEFDQAKAIVERELTYLRQHGHSLPERIDIGTMVEVPALLYQLDELLKKVDFVSVGSNDLFQFLFAVDRGNAKVSERFDILSAPILRALRDIVRKARAAKKVASLCGEMASKPIGALALIALGYRSLSLSATAHGPVKALILDLDAKKAEAMINPLLDAPVGSVSIREALTKFAETEGLAL comes from the coding sequence ATGCGGAGCGCGTCGGGAGGCCCCCGCGTCCTGTTGAGACGGCTCCGCGAAACCATGGCGGAGCAAGTCTCCGCCCAGGAACGCCTCGACAAGATCGTGGTGCTGATCGCGGCCAACATGGTGGCCGAGGTCTGCTCCTGCTACGTGCTGCGCATCGACAACACCCTCGAGCTCTATGCCACCGAAGGTCTGAACCGCGACGCCGTGCACCGCACCGTGCTGAGCGCGCATGAAGGCCTGGTCGGCCTCGTCGCCAGCGAGGCGACCCCGCTCAACCTCTCCGACGCGCAAAGCCATCCGGCCTTCGCCTACCGCCCCGAGACCGGCGAAGAGATCTACCACTCGTTCCTCGGCGTGCCGATCCTGCGCGCCGGCAACACGCTCGGCGTGCTCGTGGTGCAGAACCGCGCCAAGCGCACCTATGTCGAGGAAGAGGTCGAGGCGCTGCAGACCACCGCCATGGTGCTGGCGGAGATGATCGCCTCCGGCGAGCTTGCCGCGCTGGCGCAGCCCGGCGCCGAGCCCGCCGCGCGGCACTCGCTGCACAAGACCGGCGCGGTGCTCTCCGACGGCATCGCGCTCGGCCATGTCGTGCTGCACGAGCCGCGCGTCGTCATCACCAACTACATCGCCGAGGACCTGCCAAAGGAGCTCAAGCGGCTCGATACGGCGCTGGCCAATCTGCGCGCGGATCTCGACCGCATGCTGGAGCGCGGCGACGTCGCCGAAGGCGGCGAGCATCGCGAGGTGCTGGAAGCCTACCGCATGTTCGCCAACGACCAGGGCTGGTCGCACAAGCTGCATGAGGCGGTCGCCACCGGCCTCACCGCCGAAGCCGCGGTCGAACGCGTGCAGTCCGACACCCGCGCGCGCATGCTGCGCTCGACCGATCCATACTTGCGCGACCGCCTGCACGACCTCGAAGATCTCGGCCATCGCCTGATGCGGCAACTGGTCGGCCAGGACCATGCGCCGTCGCGCGAGCAGCTGCCCGACAACGCCATCCTGATCGCCCGCGCGATGGGCCCCGCGGCGCTGCTCGACTACGATCGCAAGCGGCTGCGCGGACTGGTGCTGGAGGAAGGCACCGCGAATTCCCACGTCTCGATCGTGGCGCGTGCGCTCGGCATTCCCGCGGTCGGCGAGGTGCCGAACGCACCCGGCATCGCCGATCCCGGCGATGCCATCATCGTCGACGGCATTTCCGGCGAGATCTATGTCCGCCCCTCGGCCGAGATCGAATCCGCCTATGCCGAGCGCGTCCGGTTCCGGGCGCGTCGGCAGGCGCAATATTCGGCGCTGCGCGACAAGCCTTGCGTGACCAAGGACGGCCAGCCGATCGAGCTTCTGATCAACGCCGGCCTGACCATCGACCTGCCGCATATCGAGGACACCGGCAGCGCCGGCATCGGCCTGTTCCGCACCGAATTGCAGTTCATGGTGAGCCCGAATTTGCCGCGCTCGAGCGACCAGCTCGCGCTCTATCGCACGGTACTCGATGCCGCGGGCGCAAAACCCGTCACCTTCCGCACGCTCGACATCGGCGGCGACAAGGCGCTGCCCTATATGGAGACCGTGGTCGAGGAAAATCCCGCGCTCGGCTGGCGCGCGATCCGGCTCGGCCTCGACCGCCCCGGCCTCTTGCGCGGCCAGATCCGCGCGCTGCTGCGCGCCGGCGGCGGCCGCGCGCTCAAGATCATGTTCCCGATGATCTCCGACATCGCCGAGTTCGACCAGGCCAAGGCGATCGTCGAACGCGAGCTGACCTATCTGCGCCAGCACGGCCATTCGCTGCCCGAGCGGATCGATATCGGCACCATGGTCGAGGTGCCGGCCCTGCTCTATCAGCTCGACGAGCTGCTGAAGAAGGTCGACTTCGTCTCGGTCGGGTCCAACGACCTGTTCCAGTTCCTGTTCGCGGTCGACCGCGGCAATGCCAAGGTCTCCGAACGCTTCGACATCCTGTCGGCGCCGATCCTCCGCGCGCTGCGCGACATCGTGCGCAAGGCCAGGGCGGCGAAGAAGGTCGCCTCGCTGTGCGGCGAGATGGCGTCGAAGCCGATCGGCGCGCTGGCGCTGATCGCGCTCGGCTACCGTTCGCTGTCGCTGTCGGCAACTGCGCACGGCCCGGTCAAGGCGCTGATCCTCGACCTCGACGCCAAGAAGGCCGAGGCGATGATCAATCCGCTGCTCGACGCGCCGGTCGGCAGCGTCTCGATCCGCGAGGCGCTGACCAAGTTTGCGGAAACCGAGGGGCTGGCCTTGTAG
- a CDS encoding PH domain-containing protein, whose amino-acid sequence MGRYIDEILQPGEKVLYSTNAHWMFYLPAIGAWIVVLVLLILSRMTTVDALVLACLAAAAVVAVAALYWTGAAWFHRWTTETDVTNFRVVHKTGFIKRRTFEMSLDKVESVDVNQSILGRLLNYGDVTIRGVGEGIETIKTIASPLSFRNSITAR is encoded by the coding sequence ATGGGACGTTATATCGACGAAATCCTGCAGCCCGGCGAGAAGGTGCTGTATTCCACCAACGCGCACTGGATGTTCTATCTGCCGGCGATCGGGGCCTGGATCGTGGTGCTGGTGCTGCTGATCCTGTCCCGGATGACGACGGTCGACGCCCTGGTGCTGGCCTGCCTGGCCGCCGCCGCCGTGGTCGCGGTCGCGGCGCTGTACTGGACAGGCGCGGCCTGGTTCCACCGCTGGACCACGGAAACCGACGTCACCAATTTCCGCGTGGTGCACAAGACCGGCTTCATCAAGCGGCGCACCTTCGAGATGAGCCTCGACAAGGTCGAGAGCGTCGATGTCAACCAGAGCATCCTCGGGCGCCTGCTCAATTATGGCGACGTCACCATCCGCGGCGTCGGCGAGGGCATCGAGACCATCAAGACCATCGCCTCGCCGCTGTCGTTCCGCAATTCGATCACCGCGCGATAG
- the prfA gene encoding peptide chain release factor 1: MLPEAKLDVLLAHHASLEAELLGEVKSDRYVAITRELAELNPLIDAVKLYRAARSELADTEAMLADAGTDPEMRSMAEAELQTLQARIGELEQQIRIALLPKDAMDDRNVVLEIRAGTGGDEASLFAGDLFRMYERFASLQGWKVEVISASEGTVGGYKEIIAEVQGRGAFAKLKFESGVHRVQRVPDTETQGRIHTSAATVAVLPEVEDVDVDIKDTDLRIETMRAGGAGGQHVNKTESAIRITHLPTGIVVMMQDSRSQHKNRASAMNILRSRIYDAERQRVEAARSADRKEKVGSGDRSERIRTYNFPQGRVTDHRINLTLYKLPQVIAGESLSELIDALTTEHQAAQLAAQGAAA; encoded by the coding sequence ATGCTACCCGAAGCCAAGCTCGACGTCCTGCTCGCCCATCACGCCTCGCTCGAAGCCGAGCTGCTCGGCGAGGTCAAATCCGACCGTTATGTCGCGATTACCCGCGAGCTCGCCGAGCTCAATCCGCTGATCGATGCGGTGAAGCTCTATCGCGCCGCCCGATCGGAGCTCGCCGACACCGAGGCGATGCTGGCGGATGCGGGGACCGATCCCGAGATGCGCAGCATGGCGGAAGCCGAGCTTCAGACGCTGCAGGCGCGCATCGGCGAGCTCGAGCAGCAGATCCGCATCGCGCTGCTGCCGAAGGATGCGATGGACGACCGCAACGTGGTGCTGGAAATCCGCGCCGGCACCGGCGGCGACGAGGCCTCGCTGTTCGCCGGCGACCTGTTCCGGATGTATGAGCGCTTCGCTAGCTTGCAGGGCTGGAAGGTCGAGGTGATCTCGGCGAGCGAAGGCACCGTCGGCGGCTACAAGGAAATCATCGCCGAGGTGCAGGGCCGCGGCGCGTTCGCCAAGCTGAAATTCGAGTCCGGCGTGCACCGCGTGCAGCGCGTGCCCGACACCGAGACGCAGGGCCGCATCCACACCTCGGCCGCGACCGTCGCCGTGCTGCCCGAAGTCGAGGACGTCGACGTCGACATCAAGGACACCGATTTGCGGATCGAGACCATGCGCGCCGGCGGCGCCGGCGGCCAGCACGTCAACAAGACCGAGTCCGCGATCCGCATCACCCATCTGCCGACCGGCATCGTGGTGATGATGCAGGACAGCCGCTCGCAGCATAAGAACCGCGCGTCGGCGATGAACATCTTGCGCTCGCGCATCTACGACGCCGAGCGCCAGCGGGTTGAGGCCGCGCGCTCCGCCGACCGCAAGGAGAAGGTCGGCTCCGGCGACCGCTCGGAGCGCATCCGCACTTATAATTTCCCGCAAGGGAGAGTGACCGACCACCGCATCAACCTGACGCTCTACAAGCTGCCGCAGGTGATCGCGGGCGAAAGCTTAAGCGAACTGATCGATGCGCTGACCACCGAGCACCAGGCCGCGCAGCTCGCGGCGCAGGGCGCGGCGGCCTGA